A genomic region of Cuculus canorus isolate bCucCan1 chromosome 24, bCucCan1.pri, whole genome shotgun sequence contains the following coding sequences:
- the TRIM33 gene encoding E3 ubiquitin-protein ligase TRIM33, translated as MAENKGGGGGGEGAAEPAPGGGGAPEPAAASPCAAAAPEERESPGAAAAAAERGLGEAEAEAAGPGAAGPGPSPVPPLTPAAPGPFSLLDTCAVCAQSLQSRREAEPKLLPCLHSFCRRCLPEPERQLSVPLPGGANGDVQQVGVIRCPVCRQECREIDLVDNYFVKDTSETPSSSDEKSEQVCTSCEDNASAVGFCVECGEWLCKTCIEAHQRVKFTKDHLIRKKEDVSSEAVGASGQRPVFCPVHKQEQLKLFCETCDRLTCRDCQLLEHKEHRYQFLEEAFQNQKGAIENLLAKLLEKKNYVNFAAAQVQNRIKEVNETNKRVEQEIKVAIFTLINEINKKGKSLLQHLESVTKERQMKLIQQQNDITGLSRQVKHVMNFTNWAIASGSSTALLYSKRLITFQLRHILKARCDPVPAANGAIRFHCDPTFWAKNVVNLGNLVIENKPAPSYTPNVVVGQTPPGTNHVSKTPGQINLAQLRLQHMQQQVYAQKHQQLQQMRMGQPSGSVPRQTSQQVLQQQPPRLISMQTMQRGNMNCGAFQAHQMRMAQNAARIPGIPRHNGPQYSMMQPHLQRQHSNPGHAGPFPVVSVHNTTINPTSPTTATMASANRGPTSPSVAAIELIPSVTNPENLPSLPDIPPIQLEDAGSNSLDNLLSRYITGSHLPPQPTSTMNPSPGPSALSPGSSGLSNSHTPVRPPSTSSTGSRGSCGSSGRTAEKTGVNFKSDQVKVKQEPGTEEEICSFSGTVKQEKTEDGRRSACMLSSPESSLTPPLSTNLHLESELEALGSLENHVKTEPADLSESCKQSGHSLVNGKSPVRSLMHRSARIGGEGNNKDDDPNEDWCAVCQNGGDLLCCEKCPKVFHLTCHVPTLLSFPSGEWICTFCRDLSKPEVEYDCDNSQHSKKGKTAQGLSPVDQRKCERLLLYLYCHELSIEFQEPVPASIPNYYKIIKKPMDLSTVKKKLQKKHSQHYQTPEDFVADVRLIFKNCERFNEMMKVVQVYAETQEINLKADSEVAQAGKAVALYFEDKLTEIYPDRTFQPLPEFEQEEDDGEITEDSDEDFIQPRRKRLKSDERPVHIK; from the exons GAGGCGGCGGGGCCCGGCGCGGCGGGGCCCGGCCCCAGCCCGGTGCCCCCGCTGACGCCCGCAGCGCCGGGGCCGTTCTCGCTGCTGGACACGTGCGCGGTGTGCGCGCAGAGTCTGCAGAGCCGCCGCGAGGCCGAGCCCaagctgctgccctgcctgcactCCTTCTGCCGCCGCTGCCTGCCCGAGCCCGAGCGGCAGCTCAGCGTCCCGCTGCCCGGCGGCGCCAACGGCGACGTGCAGCAGG TTGGTGTGATCAGATGTCCAGTGTGCCGCCAGGAGTGCAGAGAGATAGACCTGGTGGATAACTACTTTGTGAAAGACACATCAGAAACACCAAGCAGCTCCGACGAGAAGTCAGAACAG GTGTGTACAAGCTGTGAAGATAACGCTAGTGCTGTCGGATTTTGTGTGGAGTGCGGAGAGTGGTTATGCAAGACTTGCATCGAAGCTCATCAGCGAGTAAAATTCACTAAAGATCACctgatcagaaaaaaagaggatgtCTCTTCAG AGGCAGTGGGAGCATCTGGTCAACGTCCCGTTTTCTGTCCTGTCCACAAACAAGAGCAGTTGAAGCTTTTCTGTGAGACCTGCGACAGGCTGACGTGCAGAGACTGTCAGTTACTGGAACACAAAGAACACAG GTACCAGTTTCTGGAAGAAGCTTTTCAGAACCAGAAGGGTGCAATTGAGAACCTGTTGGCCAAACTTCTCGAGAAGAAGAATTATGTAAATTTTGCAGCTGCCCAAGTTCAGAATAG gaTAAAAGAAGTAAATGAAACTAACAAACGAGTCGAACAGGAAATCAAAGTGGCTATATTCACCCTCATCAATGAAAtcaataaaaagggaaaatctcTCTTACAGCACCTTGAG agtGTAACAAAGGAAAGGCAGATGAAGTTAATACAACAACAAAACGACATTACGGGTCTTTCGCGACAAGTGAAGCATGTGATGAACTTCACTAACTGGGCTATTGCAAGTGGCAGCAGTACTGCACTGCTCTACAGTAAGCGGCTG ATAACGTTCCAGTTAAGACATATCTTAAAGGCACGTTGCGATCCTGTCCCAGCTGCCAATGGAGCAATACGCTTCCATTGTGACCCTACATTCTGGGCAAAGAACGTCGTCAATTTAG GTAACCTTGTCATTGAAAATAAACCAGCTCCTAGTTACACTCCTAATGTAGTGGTTGGACAAACTCCTCCAGGAACAAACCACGTCAGTAAAACTCCAGGGCAGATCAATCTGGCACAGCTTCGCCTCCAGCATATGCAGCAGCAAGTGTATGCGCAAAAgcatcagcagctgcagcagatgaGGATGGGGCAGCCGTCCGGGTCAGTCCCCAGGCAGACGAGCCAGCAGGTCTTGCAGCAGCAG CCTCCCAGGTTGATCAGCATGCAGACCATGCAGAGGGGTAACATGAACTGTGGGGCTTTCCAAGCACATCAGATGAGAATGGCTCAGAATGCTGCTCGTATACCAGGAATACCACGCCACAATGGACCACAGTACTCCATGATGCAGCCTCACCTTCAAAGACAA cattCTAACCCTGGGCACGCGGGGCCTTTTCCAGTTGTTTCTGTGCACAACACCACTATTAATCCCACTAGTCCTACTACAGCAACAATGGCGAGTGCAAACCGTGGTCCAACCAGTCCATCCGTTGCGGCTATCGAACTCATTCCTTCTGTAACAAACCCAGAGAATTTACCTTCCCTGCCGGATATCCCACCCATCCAG cTTGAAGATGCTGGTTCAAACAGCTTGGACAACCTTCTGAGTAGATACATCACAGGCAGCCACCTCCCTCCACAGCCTACAAGTACCATGAATCCCTCCCCAGGACCCTCAGCTCTGTCTCCAGGGTCATCAG GTTTATCCAACTCCCACACTCCGGTGAGGCCACCTAGTACctccagcacaggcagcagaggcag CTGTGGTTCCTCGGGCAGAACGGCTGAGAAAACTGGCGTTAACTTCAAGTCTGACCAAGTGAAAGTGAAGCAAGAGCCAGGGACCGAGGAAGAAATCTGCAGTTTCTCAGGAACAGTGAAACAGGAGAAGACAGAGGATGGCAGGAGGAGTGCTTGCATG cttaGCAGTCCTGAGAGCAGCTTGACACCGCCGCTGTCCACTAACTTGCATCTGGAAAGTGAATTAGAAGCTTTAGGAAGTCTTGAAAACCACGTGAAAACCGAACCAGCAGATTTAAGTGAAAGTTGCAAACAGTCTGGACATAGTCTTGTCAATGGGAAATCCCCGGTGCGGAGCCTGATGCACAGGTCAGCTAGAATTGGAGGGGAAGGCAATAACAAAGATGATGATCCGAATGAAGACTGGTGTGCTGTATGCCAAAACGGAGGGGATCTGTTGTGCTGTGAGAAGTGCCCGAAGGTGTTTCACCTCACCTGCCACGTACCGACGCTCCTCAGCTTTCCAAG TGGAGAGTGGATATGTACATTCTGCAGAGACCTGAGCAAACCAGAAGTCGAATATGATTGTGACAATTCACAACACAGCAAGAAAGGGAAGACGGCACAAGGCCTGAGTCCTGTGGACCAAAGG aaatgtGAACGTCTCCTGCTTTACCTGTATTGCCACGAGCTGAGCATTGAATTTCAAGAGCCAGTCCCAGCCTCG aTACCAAACTActataaaattataaagaaaCCAATGGATCTATCTACGgtgaaaaagaaactgcagaagaagCACTCCCAACACTACCAGACTCCTGAGGATTTTGTGGCAGATGTCCGGTTGATCTTCAAGAACTGTGAAAGGTTTAATGAA ATGATGAAAGTTGTTCAAGTTTATGCAGAAACACAAGAGATTAATTTGAAG GCTGATTCAGAAGTAGCGCAGGCAGGGAAGGCAGTTGCATTGTACTTTGAAGATAAACTTACAGAGATCTACCCAGACAGGACCTTCCAGCCTTTGCCTGAATTTGAACAGGAAGAGGATGATGGTGAAATAACTGAGGACTCCGATGAAGATTTTATACAACCACGTAGAAAACGCCTAAAATCAGATGAGAGACCAGTGCATATAAAGTAA